One part of the Humulus lupulus chromosome 9, drHumLupu1.1, whole genome shotgun sequence genome encodes these proteins:
- the LOC133799906 gene encoding exosome complex component RRP45A-like — MVRAYTRLQQRWRSTGLTESNTWRITINEKKFIESALLSDLRLDGCHPFDYRNLIITFGKEDGSAEVQLSRTHVMGFVTGQLVQPYHDHSKEGSLSIFTEFSPMAGHSFEPGYPSEAAVELGRIIDRGLRESTAVDTKSLCVLQGKLVWAIRIDLHFLDNGGFLTFCGVSLCSEIELISSSNRSVGVKKGHKFTEARNACYLLDWSDAIIAEGRLDSSDPDLEVHKIPLGPDFMRVWLDVAIVPGVYLFRPNYAMLTI; from the exons ATGGTGAGGGCCTATACGAGGCTTCAACAACGGTGGAGGTCGACGGGGCTGACAGAGTCCAATACATGGCGTATCACAATCAATGAGAAGAAATTTATCGAGAGCGCTCTTCTCTCCGACCTTCGACTTGACGGTTGCCATCCATTTGACTACCGCAATCTTATCATCACCTTCGGCAAGGAGGATGGCTCGGCGGAGGTGCAGTTGAGCCGAACCCATGTCATGGGATTTGTCACGGGCCAGCTGGTTCAGCCCTACCATGACCACTCCAAGGAGGGCTCGCTTTCCATCTTCACCGAGTTCTCCCCCATGGCTGGCCATTCCTTCGAGCCTGGCTACCCCAGCGAAGCTGCTGTTGAGCTCGGCCGCATTATAGACCGTGGCCTAAG AGAAAGCACGGCTGTTGACACTAAATCTCTTTGTGTTCTTCAAGGGAAATTGGTTTGGGCCATCCGTATTGACCTCCATTTTCTAGATAATGGAGG GTTTCTTACATTTTGTGGTGTATCTCTCTGTTCAGAGATAGAGCTCATCTCTTCATCCAACAGG AGTGTTGGAGTTAAAAAGGGCCATAAATTTACAGAAGCaaggaatgcttgctacttgctcgaTTGGTCAGATGCAATTATTGCTGAAGGCCGTTtggattctagtgatccagacTTAGAGGTGCACAAAATTCCTCTTGGACCAGATTTTATGCGTGTATGGCTTGATGTTGCTATTGTGCCTGGTGTGTATTTATTTCGTCCTAACTATGCGATGCTTACTATATGA